A segment of the Candidatus Sulfotelmatobacter sp. genome:
TCGCGTCGAGGCGTTCGAGTTCGTGGTATCGGTGGCGATTGGCTCGGCGGGCGCGGCGCTGGTCGGGCAGAACCTGGGGGCCCGCCGCCCGGATCGCGCGATGGAAGTGTGGCGCACCGGCCTCAAGTGGAGCGGTGGCTTCGCGCTCGCGCTCACCGCGGTCTATCTGCTGTTCCCGCGGCTGCTGCTCGGCATCTTCACCCGAGATCCCGGGGTGCTGCGGGTCGGCGTGCCGTACGTGCGCGTGCTGAGCCTGTGTTTCGTCGCCGCGGGAGTCGAGATCGTCACCGGCGAATCGCTGCTCGGCTCGGGGCACACCCGCGAGATCTCTGCGATCTACACGGTGTTCTCGCTGATTCGAATCCCATTGGCGTTCTGGCTTCCGGACTGGACGGGGACCGGCGCGATCGGCGTCGCGTGGCTGATCACCTCGACGTGTATCCTGCGCGCGATCGTCCTGGTGGGCTGGGCCGCCCGCGGCACCTGGAAGCGCGGACTGCACCGCGAGCTGGGCTGAGATGTGGAGGCGACATGGAATCCCGCTATCCCTACGTGATCGTCGGCGGCGGATTGTGCGCGGCATCGGCGGTCGAAGGCATCCGCTCGCGCGATCGCGAGGGGAAGATCCTGATGCTATCGCGCGAGAACAACGCCCCTTACAACCGCCCGCCGCTCTCCAAGGGTCTGTGGACCGGCAAGGACACGCGCGACAAGCTGCCCGTCCACCCCGACACGTTCTACGCCGAGAACGGCGTCGAGCTGGCGCTGCGGCGCGAGGTGGTGGAGATCGATCCCGTGTCGCGGCAGGTGTGGGACGATCGTGGCACGGCGATCGGCTACGAGCGGTTGCTGCTCGCCACCGGCGGGCGACCGCGGTTGCTCGAGATCCCGGGCGGAACCGGAGCCGGAGTTCAGTACTACCGCTCGCTCGACGACTACCTGCGTCTCGACGGCCAGCTCGGGCAGGTGCAGCACGTCCTCCTGGTCGGTGCGGGGTTCATCGGTCTCGAGTTGGCGGCGGCGCTGCGCGGGAAGGATCGCCAGGTGACGTTGGTCTACCCCGAGGAATATCCGCTGCGGCGCGTGTTGCCGCGCGAGCTCGGCCTGTTCATTGCCGACTACTATCGAGGCAAGGGGGTCGAGACGGTTGCGGGCGAGAGCGTGACGGCGATCGAGGAGGACGGCGGGTTGCTGGTGGCGCGCACCGCGGCCGGCAACCAGATCAACACGCAGTTGATCGTCGCCGGCGTGGGCATGGTGCCCAACAGCGAGCTCGCCGACGCCGCCGGCATCGAGGGCGATCACGGCATCGAGGTGGACGAGTATGGGCGCACCTCCGAGCCGCGCATCTTCGCGGCCGGCGACGTGGCGGAGTATCCGCTGATCGCGCTCGGCATGCGCGTGCGCACCGAGCACGAGGACCACGCCAGGGAGCACGGCCGGGTGGTGGGCGCCAACATGGCGGGGGCCGAGCAGCGCTACGAGCACATTCCGATGTTCTACTCCGACCTGTTCGAGCTCGGCTGGGAGGCGG
Coding sequences within it:
- a CDS encoding FAD-dependent oxidoreductase — encoded protein: MESRYPYVIVGGGLCAASAVEGIRSRDREGKILMLSRENNAPYNRPPLSKGLWTGKDTRDKLPVHPDTFYAENGVELALRREVVEIDPVSRQVWDDRGTAIGYERLLLATGGRPRLLEIPGGTGAGVQYYRSLDDYLRLDGQLGQVQHVLLVGAGFIGLELAAALRGKDRQVTLVYPEEYPLRRVLPRELGLFIADYYRGKGVETVAGESVTAIEEDGGLLVARTAAGNQINTQLIVAGVGMVPNSELADAAGIEGDHGIEVDEYGRTSEPRIFAAGDVAEYPLIALGMRVRTEHEDHAREHGRVVGANMAGAEQRYEHIPMFYSDLFELGWEA